From the Musa acuminata AAA Group cultivar baxijiao chromosome BXJ3-7, Cavendish_Baxijiao_AAA, whole genome shotgun sequence genome, one window contains:
- the LOC103990818 gene encoding uncharacterized protein LOC103990818: MELHSHVTAKKLWGYLRVAFFMMRKGFISKRKLLMDVNLLMKRGKLLGKSLGSLMFQFHHHHHSRPEIPTFAPCEYEFSCSNSPNPVFYHAKRRHSYFPCLHAVVEEADDTPRRAAVDLPRIGQRTSLSSPFSVRVSDYSSEEEDGLSQEEVDDEAEEFIKRFYEQLRAQSRVALLQYQEEEYQEMLARGA; encoded by the coding sequence ATGGAGCTCCACTCGCATGTCACCGCCAAGAAGCTGTGGGGCTACCTACGGGTAGCCTTCTTCATGATGAGGAAGGGCTTCATCTCCAAGCGGAAGCTGTTGATGGACGTGAACCTGTTGATGAAGAGAGGGAAGCTCCTCGGCAAGTCCCTCGGCAGCCTCATGTTCCAgttccatcaccaccaccactctCGGCCTGAGATCCCAACCTTTGCGCCATGCGAGTACGAGTTCTCGTGCAGCAACAGCCCTAACCCTGTTTTCTACCACGCCAAGCGCCGCCACAGCTACTTCCCCTGCCTGCATGCCGTCGTCGAGGAGGCCGACGACACCCCGCGGCGCGCCGCCGTGGACCTGCCGAGGATCGGGCAACGCACTTCGCTGTCGTCGCCCTTCTCCGTCCGGGTATCCGACtattcatcggaggaggaagacgGACTGAGCCAAGAAGAGGTGGACGACGAGGCGGAGGAGTTCATCAAGAGGTTCTACGAGCAACTACGGGCGCAGAGCCGTGTCGCGCTGCTCCAGTACCAGGAGGAGGAGTACCAGGAGATGCTTGCGAGAGGAGCATGA